The following are encoded together in the Dyella terrae genome:
- a CDS encoding slipin family protein: MFGFVGVIVVWVIALLFLAIKVLPEYQRGVVLSLGRYTGIKGPGLFVLVPIVQRMIRVDLRVTVMDVPPQDVISRDNVSVRVNAVVYFRVVEPDKAILQVADFLQATSQLAQTRLRSVLGQHELDDILSQRDSINHSLQQILDEATDPWGIKITNVEIKDVDLNETMVRAIARQAEAERERRAKVIHADGELQAAEKLRDAAALLAQQPQALQLRYLQTMSDMSNNGKASTIVFPLPLDLLKPLIDKLG, translated from the coding sequence ATGTTCGGCTTTGTCGGCGTCATCGTGGTCTGGGTCATCGCACTGCTGTTCCTTGCCATCAAAGTGCTACCGGAATACCAGCGTGGCGTCGTGCTCTCGCTGGGCCGCTACACCGGCATCAAAGGACCGGGGCTGTTCGTGCTGGTGCCTATCGTGCAACGCATGATCCGCGTGGACCTGCGCGTGACGGTGATGGACGTGCCGCCACAGGATGTGATCTCGCGCGACAACGTCTCTGTGCGGGTGAATGCAGTGGTCTATTTCCGCGTCGTGGAACCGGACAAGGCGATCCTGCAGGTGGCCGACTTCCTCCAGGCCACCAGCCAACTCGCCCAGACGCGGCTGCGCTCGGTGTTGGGCCAACACGAGCTGGACGACATCCTTTCGCAACGCGATTCGATCAACCACAGCCTGCAGCAGATCCTCGACGAAGCCACCGATCCATGGGGCATCAAGATCACCAACGTCGAGATCAAGGACGTGGATCTCAACGAAACCATGGTGCGGGCGATCGCCCGCCAGGCCGAGGCCGAACGCGAGCGCCGCGCCAAAGTCATCCACGCGGACGGTGAGCTGCAGGCCGCCGAAAAGCTGCGCGACGCCGCCGCCTTGCTCGCACAACAGCCACAGGCACTACAGCTACGCTACCTGCAGACCATGTCGGACATGTCCAACAACGGCAAGGCCTCCACTATCGTGTTTCCACTGCCGCTGGATCTGTTGAAACCGCTGATCGACAAGCTGGGCTGA
- a CDS encoding TIGR03862 family flavoprotein produces the protein MSSSTPTHVSLAVIGGGPAGLMAAETARAAGVSVDMFDAKGSVGRKFLIAGKGGMNLTHGEPKPDFIQRYGARAHEVGEWLTDFDADDLRAWARDLGVETFVGSSGRVFPSDLKAAPLLRGWVRRLREDGVHFHVHHRWLGWTDDGALRFATPDGERCVRADAVVLAMGGGSWPELGSDGQWQAPLAARGVDVSPLVPSNCGFDIGWSEHLATRFAGTPLKPVVIHLRDKDGNEHSRQGECVITATGIEGSLIYAYSSMLRDAITTHGSTTIALDLSPDRPLERLRADLAKPRGSRSMSEHLRRHTGLSGVKAGLLHEVLNREQFHDTDTLARTIKHLPLRLSQPRPIDEAISSGGGVRLEALSPQLMLTTLPGVFCAGEMLDWEAPTGGYLLTACFASGQRAGLGAAAWIKQSPVSADN, from the coding sequence ATGTCCAGCAGCACGCCTACCCACGTCAGCCTCGCCGTCATCGGCGGCGGCCCCGCCGGCCTCATGGCCGCCGAAACCGCGCGCGCGGCTGGGGTGTCGGTAGACATGTTCGACGCCAAAGGTTCGGTGGGCCGCAAGTTTCTTATCGCCGGCAAGGGCGGCATGAACCTGACGCATGGCGAGCCCAAACCGGATTTCATCCAGCGCTATGGTGCGCGAGCCCACGAGGTCGGCGAATGGCTGACCGATTTCGACGCCGATGATCTGCGTGCCTGGGCTCGGGATCTCGGCGTGGAGACCTTCGTCGGCAGCTCGGGCCGCGTGTTTCCCAGCGACCTGAAAGCCGCCCCACTTCTGCGCGGCTGGGTGCGTCGCCTGCGCGAAGATGGCGTGCACTTCCACGTCCATCATCGCTGGCTGGGCTGGACCGATGACGGCGCGCTGCGCTTCGCCACACCTGACGGCGAGCGATGTGTCCGTGCCGATGCCGTGGTGCTGGCGATGGGCGGCGGCAGTTGGCCGGAGCTGGGCTCCGACGGCCAATGGCAGGCGCCGCTCGCCGCGCGCGGTGTGGACGTGTCGCCGCTGGTGCCGTCCAACTGCGGCTTCGACATCGGCTGGAGCGAACACCTGGCGACTCGCTTCGCCGGTACCCCGCTCAAGCCGGTGGTGATCCACCTGCGCGACAAAGACGGCAACGAGCACTCGCGCCAAGGCGAATGCGTCATCACCGCCACCGGCATCGAAGGCAGCCTGATCTACGCCTATTCATCCATGCTGCGCGATGCGATCACCACCCACGGCTCCACCACCATCGCACTGGACCTGTCGCCCGACCGGCCGCTTGAGCGCCTGCGCGCCGATCTCGCCAAGCCGCGCGGCAGCCGTTCCATGAGCGAACACCTGCGCCGGCATACCGGCCTGAGCGGCGTGAAGGCCGGGCTGCTGCACGAAGTGCTCAACCGCGAACAGTTCCACGACACCGACACGCTCGCCCGCACCATCAAACACCTGCCACTGCGCCTCTCGCAGCCGCGCCCCATCGACGAAGCCATCAGCAGCGGCGGCGGCGTGCGGCTGGAAGCGCTCTCTCCCCAGTTGATGCTCACGACCCTTCCCGGTGTGTTCTGTGCTGGCGAAATGCTCGATTGGGAGGCCCCTACCGGGGGTTATCTGCTGACCGCCTGTTTCGCCAGCGGGCAGCGCGCGGGGCTGGGTGCAGCCGCCTGGATCAAGCAATCGCCTGT
- the minE gene encoding cell division topological specificity factor MinE has translation MGILDFLKRKPEPTAGLAKERLRIIVAQERSTRGAPDYLPLLRNELLEVIKKYVHVDLDAININVERDSGHEILELSVALPEHAEAKPG, from the coding sequence ATGGGTATTCTTGATTTCCTGAAGCGCAAGCCGGAACCCACCGCTGGACTCGCCAAGGAGCGACTTCGCATCATCGTGGCTCAGGAGCGCTCCACCCGTGGCGCTCCCGACTACCTGCCGTTGCTGCGCAACGAGCTGCTCGAAGTGATCAAGAAATACGTCCACGTCGACCTCGACGCGATCAACATCAACGTCGAGCGCGACAGCGGACACGAGATCCTCGAGCTTTCGGTAGCGCTGCCCGAACACGCCGAAGCCAAACCCGGCTGA
- a CDS encoding NfeD family protein encodes MTRSLVTLAGALLAITLAATVVAGNEAGVPSRSSGFVARVDLSGPIGPAAAEYVDDSLQRATRDGASAVVLQLDTPGGLSDSMRQIIASILAAHQPIIGYVAPGGARAASAGTYILYACPVAAMAPATHIGAATPVPIGGSSPLPSFNPPAASGSTPAPSPDAESNKVLNDAVASIRSLAQYNGRNADWAVKAVQGAETLTADEAAQKHVVDLIAPDIPTLLTRIEGRHVRVDGQDTVLHLAGLPLRDYAPNWRTHLLGLVTHPTIAYLLLLAGMYGLVLEAFHPGVFLPGVAGAICLLVGLYALQLLPVNYAGLALMLLGIGLVVAEAVMPSVGAIGIGGVIAFVIGSIMLFNTGVPGYAVNLGVIAGIATGAVVVLVLLVRTVTRSRRARVFNGDTQMLLTTGELTQHIDASGEGWARIGGEQWRVHCEASLPAGTRVRVVARDGLLLRVTRA; translated from the coding sequence GTGACGCGAAGTCTCGTGACATTGGCCGGTGCGCTGTTGGCAATAACGCTGGCTGCCACCGTGGTGGCCGGCAACGAGGCAGGCGTCCCTTCGCGATCCTCTGGTTTCGTGGCGCGCGTTGATCTGTCCGGCCCCATCGGCCCTGCCGCAGCGGAATACGTCGACGACAGCCTGCAGCGCGCCACCCGCGATGGAGCCAGTGCCGTCGTACTGCAGCTCGATACGCCTGGCGGCCTGTCCGATTCGATGCGACAGATCATCGCCAGCATCCTTGCCGCGCACCAACCCATCATTGGTTACGTCGCCCCCGGCGGCGCGCGTGCTGCGTCGGCTGGCACGTACATCCTTTATGCCTGCCCGGTAGCCGCGATGGCACCCGCCACCCATATCGGTGCAGCAACGCCGGTACCGATCGGCGGCAGCAGTCCGTTGCCGTCGTTCAACCCGCCAGCCGCCTCGGGCAGCACACCAGCGCCATCGCCGGATGCCGAATCGAACAAAGTGCTCAACGATGCCGTCGCCTCCATCCGGTCGCTGGCCCAGTACAACGGCCGCAACGCAGACTGGGCCGTGAAGGCTGTGCAAGGCGCAGAAACCCTGACCGCGGACGAAGCGGCGCAGAAGCACGTGGTGGACCTGATCGCACCCGACATCCCCACCCTGCTCACTCGTATTGAGGGACGCCACGTGCGCGTCGACGGGCAGGACACCGTGCTGCACCTCGCCGGACTTCCGTTGCGCGACTACGCGCCGAACTGGCGCACGCACCTGCTGGGGCTAGTCACCCACCCCACCATCGCCTATCTGCTGCTGCTCGCCGGCATGTACGGATTGGTGCTCGAAGCCTTTCATCCCGGCGTGTTCCTGCCGGGCGTGGCGGGCGCCATCTGCCTGCTTGTCGGGCTCTATGCCTTGCAATTGCTACCCGTGAATTACGCCGGTCTGGCGCTGATGCTGCTGGGGATCGGACTCGTGGTGGCAGAGGCGGTGATGCCCTCGGTCGGTGCCATCGGCATCGGCGGCGTCATCGCGTTCGTGATCGGATCGATCATGCTGTTCAACACGGGCGTACCCGGGTATGCCGTGAATCTTGGTGTCATCGCCGGCATAGCGACCGGCGCCGTCGTGGTGTTGGTACTGCTGGTGCGCACGGTGACACGCTCGCGACGCGCGCGTGTATTCAACGGCGATACGCAGATGCTGCTGACCACCGGCGAACTCACTCAGCACATCGATGCGAGCGGCGAAGGCTGGGCACGTATCGGCGGTGAGCAATGGCGCGTGCACTGTGAAGCCAGCCTGCCGGCGGGCACGCGCGTACGCGTGGTGGCACGCGACGGATTGTTACTGCGCGTCACGCGCGCCTGA